Proteins encoded together in one Festucalex cinctus isolate MCC-2025b chromosome 8, RoL_Fcin_1.0, whole genome shotgun sequence window:
- the pfdn5 gene encoding prefoldin subunit 5, with the protein MAINLADLSLPQLEGLKSQLDQEIEFLTSSISQLKVVQAKYVEAKDNLNSLNENNRGKELLVPLTSSMYVPGTLNDVEHVLVDVGTGYYVEMNVADSKAFFKRKLDFLTKQIEKIQPALQEKHAMKQAVIEVMNVKIQQLQQSKQASSTKA; encoded by the exons ATGGCGATCAATCTCGCGGATCTGTCGCTCCCTCAGCTTGAGGGGCTAAAAAGCCAATTAGACCAG gaGATTGAGTTCCTGACGTCCTCAATAAGCCAGCTCAAAGTTGTCCAGGCTAAATATGTTGAAGCAAAAGACAATTTGAATTCCTTAAACGAAAACAATCGAG GCAAAGAATTACTTGTCCCACTTACAAGTTCT ATGTATGTGCCTGGAACATTAAACGACGTGGAGCATGTTTTAGTGGATGTGGGAACAGGATATTATGTTGAAATG AACGTAGCAGATTCAAAGGCATTCTTCAAACGTAAACTAGATTTCCTGACAAAGCAGATCGAGAAAATTCAGCCTGCCCTTCAGGAAAAACATGCCATGAAACAAG CTGTGATTGAAGTCATGAACGTGAAGATCCAACAGCTACAACAGAGTAAACAGGCTTCCAGCACCAAGGCTTAA
- the espl1 gene encoding separin, with amino-acid sequence MQKIILSPRMSSRNIMNSLKVDEFIVRTASFSEALLLCQELESLVKRVPSYGGTLCDRVIRACNHQLGLGSLQFDHISQLVNLVELAIHGYDVYTLGQNSPLYMEKIIFHIVKKLSSLQVHSLCSRVAALLYTRLTTAEQGEHYYVLLRNCFSVLWNGLKDTMDPEVLNPKDKLRFRFQALNFLLLLDKETAVLSKAPIYIESVICEFTENCEAVSKADASFVLHEMHTLFPRCWTDSQGCKSDGSTPSIDTSSVYTLLEMALVIIKMLCKAGHHSLASIFLNEIEVKLRNNADCQAAALKLGKWAVKIHSMVTPNECSDEPLRRCARSLRSLPPELGEREGHSVLEGCRLVVWVVENCHKKGMSGAVLLAWFSFLEVHQDLITRILKSSILKSESSRLQQTLCTSFYQGFVFADKSFLESRLQDSETLTRVLLYCQATAGHMLTEMRKLSNEDLLIKAVIAVNNLACGLYNRRFYDQAFPLLEILCHDISKNRPASLSVDRLNRPFMLAVQTSQRAGHLERALDWVILWLKALGNRMALHMTEPISLWVKTKMDGARSSDSDIRLRTIRDGFGPDIPDEKIMLCLLDEELRAYKEEAGDTSQERYNTLCDLLDICHEESSHTHLRAVYLCEMAHVVCFQDFSVHTDCTAVDFTHEALRLLEEEPETPENTNRLKDDKAHALLWLFICTLEKNLQEAIERDVKLREIRKESLRVEPIVINDFDYEDKQKNEEDILVYDGLKFSLAVQKKLCQSLESALAEWVALLRAPVLASVRNPKQTHNSIVVTASLLKLMGKPLKALEAYQLAIEVSRQLGDTQGCAHSLCQSASLLLEMGSTELALTQTEQAEKMVTNDTSIEGPSTLSLFIILLKSQCCYSNGQVDRGVSYLCDVLKEANDQKRSKSWYMLRAHALQICSSYLSLDTTSLPQTQRSQITQHGFKSPDTALYESLNLLSSLLVTFVGRGVYGNHGNGSDVRFIDTGSNLVFKWRLLSELLSCSMKVIVLRTSCGAINDARLQCREALKLATKLQALSQCAELLVVKAELELIQGEIEESGFDLDKVRNLLEMYTDFSDVKSTSGVKIKPRKGRPVQKSRSPLPVMEDDLKDILSTRWTVREPIVRDECSSPPLKAKPRCWLSCLTHKPSCQCLCCSEPLLGRVTARWAAAQADMILQLDHSEAKDGFKLHWATLARCKTITAKLEAKLAEFIPLCRPATGSPKSSLMHDVVGRVYLHMAVSSLEPSHIKISNIWKVLEAGLAFVDSVHTPELKAVEAGLMATKAIASLVTLSMKKDCRLEELFSNVWTWKPPKRLKVLKSHQSSLKESKTLSMSEKKKQTKVKVSKPKIQVPSSTAKGRNRGPITPMMIPMTPFPKTPVIKPKSARELCAFDFNTVVPTLDFTPVQKAKSPATIQKSLKTASKLQFQVFDESLPTQDKVKPVPAAPRRTKKSRFKLDFSDESDAENIAQEELIENVSKKKTTTRQATGKGKAASATPAEKILPARRARKKSCALFQDTSSEDETLLHRNSLRRGRARKVSGKELEFEDEPEKMRAIEEETNEILDLSIEYLRVSDTETKDCATSDKTFVEVLRRHLCCDLESKDLFNKKSGHQARGPQTHHPCPDPGPDNLTFEEIQALLHSAWLTLQHFPHPTVFPNLCAFLALSMGQQDPVATAMLHSRSLGITSRHRTIRYLASCLKKLKKTSSGLADHMDSLTLDESGPITTTEQRLSQLETIFSFPTADWSAFPQSHCQEFMQQIQHIPPGVTVCMMSAPGVTAREMGEGILLSRLEKGSAPVTVHIPTSTEPRSIKRLVQEMDSILVDQKALNNVSEKALWWEGCRELDSRVEQLVKEMEQLLGCWKSLLLPLSSEPKLSAKAQHLSKTLCAKGVTASEEMLKVLLSAIPVLSQKDLKSFALGVCPEWDDDCEQLLQSAVLQFADREEPHGHVVLILDKYLQRLPWESISILRFRSVSRMPTLQSLIGLSIQKDNDPQSILKHGVDMKNTFYLLDPDDNLKNSKEQFKEWLSSKPGCDGVCGHAPKPGQLEEAVATKDLYIYIGHGAGTRFLDSHTALMRPMRAASLLIGCSSAALAVRGDQEGEGIIISYLIAGCPFILGNLWNVTDRDIDRFTKALLQSWFSAESGSALLNCMGSSRQATYLKHLIGAAPVVYGLPIQLQ; translated from the exons ATGCAAAAAATTATATTATCGCCAAGGATGTCCAGTCGAA ACATCATGAATTCTTTGAAAGTCGACGAATTTATCGTGCGGACTGCTTCATTCAGCGAGGCGTTGCTGTTATGTCAAGAACTCGAG AGTCTTGTCAAGCGTGTCCCGTCTTATGGTGGCACACTGTGTGACAGGGTCATCAGAGCCTGCAACCATCAACTTGGACTTGGATCACTGCAGTTCGATCACATAAGCCAGTTGGTAAACCTTGTGGAGCTTGCCATTCATGGCTATGACGTCTATACTCTCGGCCAAAACAGTCCGCTATACATGGAAAAGATCATTTTCCATATAGTCAAGAAGCTAAGCTCACTGCAAGTCCACAGTCTCTGCAGCCGTGTTGCTGCATTGCTTTATACCAGGCTAACCACAGCGGAGCAG GGTGAGCACTATTATGTTCTTTTGAGGAATTGCTTCTCCGTTTTGTGGAACGGGCTCAAAGATACCATGGATCCGGAGGTCCTCAATCCCAAAGACAAACTACGTTTCCGGTTTCAAGCTCTCAACTTCCTTCTGTTGTTGGACAAAGAAACTGCTGTTCTTTCCAAAGCTCCTATATACATAGAGAGTGTCATCTGTGAATTTACAGAAAATTGTGAAGCAGTGAGTAAAGCGGATGCTTCATTTGTTCTCCACGAAATGCACACTCTTTTCCCCAGATGTTGGACTGATAGTCAAGGCTGCAAGAGTGATGGATCTACGCCATCTATTGATACATCAAGTGTATACACGCTCCTTGAAATGGCGCTTGTTATAATCAAGATGCTGTGTAAAGCTGGACATCATAGTCTGGCCTCCATTTTTCTGAATGAAATTGAGGTGAAGTTGAGGAACAATGCTGACTGTCAGGCAGCAGCTCTGAAGCTTGGGAAATGGGCTGTTAAAATCCACTCAATGGTGACACCTAATGAGTGCAGTGATGAGCCTTTGAGAAGGTGTGCCAGGTCCTTGAGATCTCTCCCCCCTGAGTTGGGTGAACGTGAAGGTCATTCTGTCCTGGAAGGATGTCGACTGGTGGTGTGGGTTGTGGAAAATTGTCATAAGAAGGGTATGAGCGGTGCTGTGCTACTGGCCTGGTTTTCTTTTCTTGAGGTGCACCAAGACCTGATCACAAGAATCCTGAAG aGCTCAATATTAAAAAGTGAGTCCAGCAGACTGCAACAGACTCTTTGCACCAGTTTTTACCAAGGCTTTGTATTTGCTGATAAGAGCTTCCTCGAGTCAAGG CTACAGGACAGTGAGACACTGACCAGAGTGCTGCTGTACTGCCAAGCCACAGCTGGACACATGTTGACTGAAATGCGCAAACTGTCAAACGAAGACCTTCTTATCAAAGCAG TGATTGCCGTGAACAACTTGGCCTGTGGCTTGTACAATCGTCGTTTTTATGACCAAGCCTTCCCACTTCTTGAGATCCTGTGTCACGATATAAGCAAGAACCGTCCTGCTTCACTCTCTGTTGATAGG TTGAACCGACCCTTCATGCTAGCCGTGCAGACGTCCCAACGAGCAGGGCACCTCGAACGAGCGCTAGACTGGGTCATCCTGTGGCTGAAGGCCTTAGGGAATAGAATGGCTTTGCATATGACGGAGCCAATCTCTTTGTGGGTGAAAACCAAGATGGACGGTGCGCGTAGCTCTGACTCAGACATCCGACTCAG GACTATACGTGATGGTTTTGGTCCTGACATTCCGGATGAAAAAATAATGCTTTGCCTTTTGGATGAGGAGTTGCGTGCCTATAAGGAGGAGGCAGGCGACACCTCCCAGGAACGTTACAACACTCTTTGCGATCTGCTGGACATCTGTCATGAAGAAAGCTCCCACACCCACCTGCGTGCTGTCTACCTCTGCGAAATGGCCcatgttgtttgttttcaggACTTCAGTGTACACACTGATTG TACAGCTGTTGATTTTACCCATGAAGCGTTACGGCTCTTGGAAGAGGAACCGGAGACTCCTGAAAACACAAACCGACTAAAGGATGACAAGGCCCATGCTTTGCTTTGGCTTTTTATCTGCACTCTTGAGAAGAATCTTCAGGAG GCAATTGAAAGGGACGTGAAGCTTCGAGAGATTCGTAAGGAGTCTCTACGTGTAGAACCTATAGTGATCAATGATTTTGATTATGAAGACAAGCAGAAGAATGAGGAGGACATCTTGGTATATGATGGTCTAAAATTCAGCTTGGCAGTACAGAAGA AGTTGTGTCAATCTTTGGAAAGTGCACTGGCTGAGTGGGTTGCTCTTCTGCGTGCTCCAGTTTTGGCTTCTGTGAGGAATCCTAAACAGACGCATAACTCTATTGTGGTGACTGCGTCTCTCTTAAAACTAATGGGAAAG CCACTTAAAGCTTTGGAAGCATATCAACTCGCTATTGAAGTTTCCCGCCAACTTGGCGACACTCAAGGATGTGCACATTCCCTTTGTCAGTCAGCTAGCCTCCTCTTAGAAATGGGCTCCACTGAACTGGCTTTG ACTCAAACTGAACAAGCAGAAAAAATGGTCACCAATGATACAAGCATTGAAGGACCATCCACTCTCTCCCTGTTCATCATTTTGCTGAAATCTCAATGCTGTTACAGTAATGGACAG GTGGATCGTGGAGTTTCTTATCTGTGTGATGTGCTTAAAGAAGCCAATGATCAAAAACGTTCTAAGAGCTGGTATATGTTGCGAGCTCATGCGCTCCAGATTTGTAGCTCCTACCTCAGTTTGGACACAACTTCCCTGCCACAAACTCAGCGGAGCCAAATTACGCAGCATG GTTTCAAAAGCCCAGATACTGCCTTGTATGAAAGTCTGAATCTTCTCAGCAGCCTGCTGGTCACTTTTGTGGGGCGAGGTGTCTATGGGAATCATGGAAATGGCTCAGATGTGCGGTTCATTGACACAG GAAGTAATCTCGTGTTCAAATGGCGCCTGCTGTCGGAACTGTTGAGCTGCTCAATGAAAGTGATTGTGCTGAGAACAAGCTGTGGTGCCATCAATGATGCAAGACTTCAGTGTCGAGAAGCCCTGAAGCTGGCCACCAAGTTGCAAGCACTGAGCCA GTGTGCTGAGCTGTTGGTAGTGAAAGCTGAGTTGGAACTAATACAGGGGGAGATTGAAGAAAGTGGATTTGATTTAGACAAAGTCAGGAACCTTCTGGAAATGTACACAG ATTTTTCAGATGTAAAGTCTACGTCTGGGGTTAAAATCAAACCAAGAAAAGGTCGTCCAGTGCAGAAATCTCGTTCTCCATTGCCTGTAATGGAGGACGACCTGAAGGACATCCTGAGTACAAGGTGGACTGTCAGAGAACCAATTGTGAGGGATGAATGTAGCTCTCCACCTCTCAAGGCCAAACCTCGTTGTTGGCTCTCATGCCTCACACACAAACCAAGCTGCCAGTGCCTTTGCTGCTCAGAGCCCCTCCTGGGCCGCGTTACCGCCCGTTGGGCAGCTGCACAGGCAGATATGATTCTCCAGTTGGACCATTCTGAAGCGAAAGATGGTTTTAAACTTCACTGGGCCACATTAGCTCGTTGTAAAACCATCACTGCCAAACTTGAGGCTAAATTGGCTGAATTCATCCCACTGTGTAGACCCGCAACCGGGTCCCCTAAGTCCTCTCTTATGCATGATGTGGTGGGCCGTGTGTATCTTCACATGGCTGTTTCTAGCCTTGAACCAAGCCACATTAAGATCAGCAACATATGGAAAGTACTTGAAGCTGGCTTAGCTTTTGTTGATTCGGTGCACACGCCGGAACTAAAAGCTGTGGAAGCTGGTCTCATGGCTACCAAAGCCATTGCGTCCTTGGTCACCTTATCTATGAAAAAAGATTGCAGGCTAGAGGAACTCTTCTCAAATGTGTGGACTTGGAAGCCTCCAAAGCGATTGAAAGTTCTGAAATCGCACCAGTCTTCACTCAAGGAGTCTAAAACTTTGTCtatgtctgaaaaaaagaagcagacaaAGGTCAAGGTCTCCAAGCCGAAAATCCAAGTCCCGAGCTCCACAGCCAAAGGGAGGAATCGGGGTCCCATTACTCCGATGATGATTCCCATGACTCCATTTCCCAAGACTCCGGTGATCAAGCCCAAGTCTGCAAGGGAGCTTTGTGCTTTTGACTTCAACACAGTGGTGCCCACGTTGGACTTTACTCCAGTTCAGAAAGCAAAATCCCCGGCCACAATACAGAAGTCACTGAAAACTGCCTCCAAACTGCAGTTTCAGGTGTTTGACGAGTCCCTGCCCACTCAAGACAAAGTTAAACCTGTACCTGCCGCTCCAAGACGCACTAAGAAATCTCGTTTCAAG CTGGACTTTAGTGATGAGAGTGATGCAGAGAACATTGCTCAGGAAGAACTGATTGAAAATGTGTCTAAAAAGAAAACCACCACAAGACAAGCTACTGGCAAAGGTAAAGCTGCCTCAGCTACCCCTGCTGAGAAGATCCTACCAGCCAGACGGGCTAGGAAGAAGAGCTGCGCACTATTTCAAGACACCTCGTCAGAAGACGAAACCTTGCTGCATCGAAATTCCTTAAGACGTGGAAGAGCCAGAAAGGTGTCCGGCAAGGAGTTGGAGTTCGAGGACGAGCCAGAAAAAATGAGGGCCATTGAGGAAGAAACTAATGAAATTCTAGACCTGAGCATTGAGTATTTAAGGGTGTCAGACACTGAGACAAAAGACTGTGCCACTTCAG ACAAAACATTTGTTGAAGTGTTGCGAAGGCATTTGTGTTGTGATTTGGAGAGTAAAGACTTGTTTAATAAGAAGAGTGGACATCAAGCAAGAGGCCCTCAAACCCATCATCCTTGTCCAGACCCCGGACCGG ACAATCTTACATTTGAAGAAATTCAGGCGTTACTCCATTCAGCTTGGCTGACCCTTCAGCACTTCCCCCATCCCACCGTTTTTCCAAACCTCTGTGCCTTTCTGGCACTATCAATGGGACAGCAGGATCCCGTAGCTACTGCAATGCTTCATTCCCGGTCTTTGGGGATCACAAGCCGACATCGCACCATCAGATACCTAGCCAGCTGTCTCAA aaagctGAAGAAAACATCTAGTGGGCTAGCAGATCACATGGACAGCCTAACTCTCGATGAGTCTGGTCCTATTACTACTACAGAACAGAGGTTGTCTCAGTTGGAAACCATCTTTTCCTTTCCAACAGCTGATTGGTCAGCCTTCCCTCAAAGCCACTGCCAAGAGTTTATGCAACAAATTCAACACATTCCCCCAG GTGTGACTGTGTGTATGATGTCAGCGCCTGGAGTAACGGCTCGGGAAATGGGTGAAGGCATCCTACTGTCTCGTCTCGAAAAGGGATCTGCTCCTGTAACGGTACACATTCCCACCTCCACAGAGCCG CGCTCTATTAAACGGCTTGTCCAGGAGATGGACAGTATTCTGGTGGATCAAAAGGCTCTGAACAACGTGTCTGAGAAAGCTCTGTGGTGGGAGGGCTGCAGGGAACTTGACTCTCGAGTTGAG CAATTGGTGAAAGAGATGGAGCAATTGTTGGGATGCTGGAAGagccttcttcttcctctttcatCTGAGCCCAAGCTCTCCGCAAAGGCCCAGCACCTGAGCAAAACTTTGTGTGCAAAGGGAGtgacagccagtgaagagaTGTTAAAG GTTCTACTTTCTGCGATCCCTGTGCTGTCCCAAAAAGACTTAAAAAGTTTTGCTCTCGGAGTTTGTCCTGAATGGGATGACGATTGTGAGCAGCTTCTCCAATCAGCTGTTTTGCAGTTTGCAGACAGAGAGGAGCCTCATGGTCACGTGGTTCTCATTCTGGACAAG TACCTTCAGAGGTTGCCCTGGGAGAGCATCTCCATTTTACGGTTCCGCTCTGTGAGCCGCATGCCGACTCTGCAGTCACTGATTGGACTGAGCATTCAGAAAGAT AATGACCCTCAGTCCATCCTGAAGCATGGCGTGGACATGAAGAATACATTTTATCTTTTGGACCCGgatgacaatttaaaaaactcAAAGGAACAATTCAAAGAGTGGTTGAGCAG CAAACCGGGTTGTGATGGTGTGTGTGGACATGCTCCAAAACCGGGACAGCTGGAAGAAGCCGTTGCAACTAAGGATCTATACAT TTATATTGGCCACGGTGCAGGCACCCGATTCCTCGACAGCCACACGGCCCTAATGCGTCCAATGAGAGCCGCCTCCCTGCTGATCGGGTGCAGCAGCGCTGCTCTGGCTGTGCGGGGAGATCAGGAGGGAGAAGGCATCATCATCAGTTACCTCATAGCAGGCTG CCCCTTTATTTTAGGAAACCTTTGGAATGTCACAGATCGGGATATTGATCGCTTCACCAAAGCCTTGCTGCAATCCTGGTTCTCAGCAGAGTCTGGAAGTGCACTGCTGAATTGTATGGGTTCTTCAAGGCAGGCCACTTACCTGAAACACCTCATCGGAGCCGCACCTGTGGTCTATGGATTACCAATTCAGCTGCAGTAG